The window TGTTTTAGCTTGATCATAGTATAATAATCAAGGATTTAATCGCTTACTACATCATATATATCAACATactagctatatatatatatatatatatatatatcaaataagaaacaaacatataaaaacATAGTATAATAATCAAAGATTTTATCTCAACTCTCAAAAAGAAAGTTGTTTTAGCTTGATCATAGTATAATAATCAAGGATTTAATCGCTTACTACATCATATATATCAACATACTAGCTTACAACATGTAACTTAGAAAATCAAAATTGCATccaattgtttttctttttaaacattaaaaaaaaaaaagcagttCAGTGCACAAAGTATCCCACattcatataaaataataaactaactaaaataataaacaaacatataaaattataaactaacgtataaaataataaacttaCATATAGAATAAttaactaacatataaaataataaactaatatataaaataataacctaacatataaaataataaattaacatataaaataataatatagaaaatgtatcaacttaagtaataatatagtaaaaatatcgattaaatattaatataaatatattgtaATATATTTAAAGACGTTAAgcaatcaaaaagaaaaatactttaattaatattgttcaatttacagacaTCATCATAGAGGTTTCCCATGTGCATCCCGGACCTGTATCTTGAGAGCTACTATTGCTACAGGGCAACCATAGGTCTTCATACATCTGGGATGGGCAGTGTTTGTCCCAGACATTCCGCCCCAGACgtatagacgatatgtgggagttcattagggaccacccacTCCATCCATGTATAGTGACACACCTTCAGGATAAGGGTTTCTACATGATCATAGAGATGGGCCGGTTGCAGTTCGACTGGTGTTGATCAAggctatgatagagcggtggcgaccggagacgcacacgtTTCATTTACCCATCGGCGAGGCTACCATCACGCTTGAGGACGTGGAGGTTCTCTTCGGGTTTCCGATTGATGGATTGCATGTAGCTTACCCGCATGCTCTTAGAGACTATAGGGAAGTGCATTACCTGTATATGTTGCAGCGACTCACCTGTTTCCAGCCAGCGGAGGAGACTGCATTGAGTGGGGCAAGTCAATTGCAGATGACGCCCGTCCGAAAGCATCTGGAGGCGATGGATGCGGAGATTATTGATGCTTCACTAGCGGAGGATATCGACTGGCACACGAGATTGTTGTTGATGCTGATGTTTGGTGGTgtattgttcccgaacacttcggggaacctagtcagcttgataTTTTTACATCATCTGGAGCAGCTAGATGAATTACCTGGTTACAGCTGGGGTGCAGTTGTTCTAGGTTACCTGTATAGGCAGATGTGTCGGCGTGCATGGGCACCTAGAGAGACGTTGTCGGATTTTTACCgctgctgcaggtgaaaacatagtcaattattttcatgattataacatacatagtaagAAAATACCTTAATTTTACATCCATAgtctatattaggtttgggcctgggagcggttcctatAGTTCCATCCACCTCTACCACCGATGgctccggatgcaccacctcTACCGTTTCTCCCTTTTTCTTTGAGGTGGGTTGATAAGCGAGACTACGGACGCGAGTTCGAGGTTCGACATCATCTCTCTACCTTGAAAACaatatgctaggttgctatactgatttggttgatgacaagtggtatggtgttctgcgtcccttggaaaataagcctatcaatatacacACTGATCTCAAAATTGCAGGACACATTATTAAGGGTGAagcgcattctacaaagcctgaaggtatgcgaatttggtgCGAAAAACTACAATGGCTTCCCCTTGACTCAAAACGatgtgattatgaagtactatatcactggcatgggcttgttgtactacaagcactgtctgcaaccttccaaacaaacacacacaaagatgaaccagaagtgattcagcatttgatgaaggagattctagagatggaaaaggcaTTTTTTTTCATCATGCAatggatgatcttaactacctgGAAGGAACGGAGGATCAGTACTGAatttattagaaaataaaaaattgcatAGAGACAATAATTATCCTGTTTCCCCAACAGTTGTCGAGTGGGAGGaactacctaagtttctaccacagACGTTAGACGTAGGAGTCCCATATTATTGTAGAAATTaagcaagtggtcttattgatgatagcgatgaaatacgagaaatgtgtgtcaaatggggcctagattacgatgccctTGGTCCCTAAGGGTGCGTATAAGATGTTGACGAAGAATATGAAATCGgtgacaatgaaatagtgccagACAGCAACGATATGGAGAATGACAATTATTTTTTATTCCTTGGGGTGTATGTTAAATTGTTGTATTGAATCTTTAATTctaaatatcaattagatttaaccccactggaaacataattttatttcatacattttgcaACCTGAACATTTACATAAATTTAGTACAACAAAATTATTCCAATAAAACACTACAtttatccttgataattgggcacattGGATGAATTGCCACCTGGAGCTGAATTACCACCGCTTCCCAAACTAGTTGAAGGACATTTACGGCGGTTGTGTCCTGTCGGGGAACATATGCCACATTTACGTGCATAAACGTTATCACCAAcgtccatttggttccgtatacgcgttcttttttgcacttgccgTTGACATacataatccttgttacacactattttaaatatttatggcagccaataatgctcagcactcACTGGCTGTAACTGTCCattataggtgtttaagtatgtagcaacactatattctttatcatcgTACCTCGTTGACACGAAACATGTATGTTGAAAacacttcatggcatgtgagcatggCAAGTGATAGATTTATCATTTTCCACATGATCATAATCTTCTGGCTTCAttgacggtgtgtgtattattcccacGATTGTGATGCAGACCaatgcgaacttcaaaaatattccgctcgctgcaatactgcaaaaatgaatgccattGTGCAAACTTCAATAACCCATCGAAAGACTATGACATATTTCTAGTCAGAATTTCCCATCTTctaccaccatccgcatgcaaagtccacttgtcaagctcatgtcgcatcaaccaacgataggcttctaggtcttcctgcctaatcaattccattcgcctcctaaatttacactcttggtAATCTGTTGCAACCATCTACATTAAATCATACAAGTTCGTGTTAGGATAAGCCCTCTAGAAGTTAgccttcaagtgcctaacacattaacggtggtaggcatacggttcctgccatgcacgcaaattctgtacaaaacttaaaatactgtcatgccgatcagatattagacaaatacctgaatgTTATTTGAAAACGTCttcttcaagtggttcaaaaataatgcccatgtctcttggctttcattggaaCAAGTAGCAAATGctaggggaaatatacttccattagcatctactgcaacgacgatcaacaacttaatatcatactttccattaTGAGTGTCGTTTATGGATATTACCAGCCGACAATGTACAAAACCATCAATGGTTGGTTTAAATGCCCaaaacacatatctgaatatgtattctggtattcccggactccgttcaagcttccattcaacaacagtcccggggttaaagtattGTAATGCAGCCATGTACCTGGATAGAgcggcaaatgacttatcccagttattataaacaatttcaaacgcacgtttacgCTCGAGAAATGtatttcttttggtaatggtacatttATATACCTGGTAgacagatgttatacactctttgatcttgtaccttatggacgcttcaatgtgtggaatcaagacaagagaaatcaagtcaacattcatgTTAAAATGATTCTCACAGTATGTGCCCATTTCACAATTATAGGTGCCAATGTATTTCCCCAcaatccacatatttgttttcaactttctcgcacgcaacatccaattacaaccttaaaaccatctacgacaaataaccttgtatactttcggagatgactcatgaaccacgatctcacgacactcttttatgatGTACATTCGCACCGCCTTGCTTAGGCACGCTTTATTAGCAAAAAGCATGCCATTTGACAGCAGCGTTGCTCTAGATTTATCCCACATTACTGTCCGAATTtcgtcaagatcccttgtgagggcatcgaCATCCGGCATTCTTggcaactgatcaaggtagggagcatcccttgaatgaaacgtcacatgggactcgtacactcttggtctaatggGAGGTGGAGCATGCCCCCTCGTCAAATTAGGTTCATTATTCTCGTCCTCATCACTGTCACCCTCATTTGGGAAGGGTGTGTTATCTCCAGACTCgtcagcattgttgtcataatcactatcatcttcctgactctgcgcatctgccagatcccgattaaatatgtcatcttcgggcaattgagtaaagACATggccttcaagttgctcgtttttattgcacaaccaataaaataatgagtttctcaaattcatccaaactttacatataaactttatcacttcacttacaaatcataatgcgTTGATATCCAATGATgcacattatcctgttggtgatgactcccggatggaccaccatgatccaacataccaaaactaggcatatttCAATTGtctgttggttcataacttgtaaaattcatatctagtCGGTACTCCATGTGGAATATGTGAGTGTTAATataaattcaatacataaaaataaacatcataacataaagaaaaattaaagtttaccactcggcttgtggattatgtaaacttggggagaaattatgtGCTCGCTCCTCATTTGCgtgtggagataagtttagatcatgtcaaactctttcacccggaacctgttcggctaaaactgctccaaaataaccacccgatgttTGAGAGATATCCCTACTTTGCGGAACcacattattgcgaacgtcttcagccttgacgtacattcccaacatttttatcacaagaagttcccggtgttcatccggagtcctcaaaaatctgtcagagtttcatcgtcttcgatgttaaactcagcataacaagcaaccccttgcggagtaacaaaatacggatatcttccagttactttaatattcaccgaacatttgctcacactcatttttttacataacaacgagaCAAATCGATCGTAccccattgtaagtggcaacttaatatGACACtatggagaacaactatagcATACTGAGTTATTCTCCGCCACAACCTCCCCCCTCCCCTcctccccaatataatgaaaccctaatttttcgctcttcggacattatgacaaaatgcaaaataacttaacgaacaaatatttcggaagacttgaaggatcgtgaatggatttttaccaaattctgaaactccttaaataagaaaaaaaacagTCCTAGGtacaattatttgatgtatagcgTATGCATAATAGGCGCTATACCCATATGAATTATTGGTTGGTCAGTTAAGTGCAGATGAATTATTGGTGGGGACACATTTTATATATAGTGCGGTTATTcactgcgctataccttaacgaacAAAGctttaaggtatagcgcggtaaaTAACCgggctatatataaaatggtgccCAGTTTTTTTAAAACCTATTTGTGttgtttgagtccaaaagaaccacactttGGTTCCGGCCCCGTTTAGTTACAAGAATTAAGGTGTCATTTGGTTTGAAAACAAGTTGTGCTGGAACTAATTAtacttatattattttttattgattgTTTGATATtgtattaattcttgaattatcAATTTTACTAATTTATTCTGAAATTATTATTCTATCCTCTGACAGGTACAAGTTATCTCGGTACTATTTTTAATCTTGTGATAACTTATCCCAAGATTAGTAACCAAAAAAGAGATAAGGTAATACAATTTTTATTCCAAAATTATATTTGTTTATCCATCATACCAAATGAACCTTAAGGGTTTATCCCAGTATAGAATTTGATATTAATTTTATTTCACGTTTGATTGTAAGTATTAACTTAAACCAGGATAAAACCTACATAAAAAACTTAGGATTAATTATCCCATATAGAAAGTGAGATTATAATCCCATGGGTTAACCTTATTATTGAACCAAATGACTCCTTATAATTTACAataacattttaatttttaaaaagttattttgaaaaatttaagggTAAATTCCGATGTTATTAATAGGAGTAATAATTAGTTTAATTATTCGCTACAGAGCTAAAGAGCATTTTATCTTGTTACAATAGCTTTGGGGTAGTTGGACTTTTCGTAcctccttgttgttgaatttctCTTCAAGCTTTTTACTCAGCATTCTTATCCAAGCTTAGGCGTGAAAATGCCTTCGGCAACCTTTTGTTTTTCAAATAgtgatatataatttttttaagtttggataatttaaacttttaattttatccttaatgaatttttttataataatataaaagtTATGACGTGTTTaatattataaattttaaaattttgatagccacacatgttatgaaatatcttAAATTACGtgttttaaaaaaatttctttcATTTATAAACTTCATATTTATTCAAACTATGCCATATAAATTAGAACAAATGAAGTAcataattttataattatttagTTTAGACATCAACTTTGAATAATTTTTCACCAGTAACATATCCTATTAATTATAAATCTCACCAATATTCTATAGTAATTTTTAAGTTTTTTTCAAATATTCCTCAAAATTTAAAACAATTATTGTGGGTAACCATTGCCTCTGTAGATTTGGAAATGTAAGAGTAACATTGAGAGAGAAACAGAGAGGAAAGAATTAAAAGAAGCAAATATAAGAGTGAGAATTATTTTTGCTGACAAGGACCACCATTCATTTGTCATGTTGTTAATTAGTTTCGCACAAGTTTTATCCCTTTGTGCGAGACATAACATAAAATTTTCCAAATCCCATAGGCAACGAAATAGATAGAGGGAGAGGTGTGGATGGGTTGGAGTAGCTGCTCTCACCGACGCCGGACAGAAATTTGAACAGAGAATTGACCGGACAATAGGCTTTTGGTGTGTCACTCTCTGATTACAGGTTCTCACCATTGCTGATTATAGTGTAGAGATATGTTTTGTAGCTTTCTTTTCTTTCCTAGTGTTTCTCTGATTTCTAGATTGAAGAATGTATTGAAGTACTTCTCTCTCGTTCACAATTAGAAATGTATTGAAAATTTTACCTTATTGACCAAGAAATCCTCAAAAAATATAACTCCATCGGAAGGCTGTAAATTGGAAGAGAAAAAAAGATCCATTCTTGGTGGATATTTCGATGTAATTCTACAAAATTAAGTAATGGGATATTCTACAAATTGACTCATATGTTTTCAAGGGTAGTATTAGCAGTATATTGGTTTTACATCTAATTGGTAACTAGAAAATGGCAACTGGGATTTTGTGAAAAGTTAGGATTGGTTGACCATATATAGCTGACTGCTAATTTATTCTGTTCTTTTGCTATCAATCCAGGATTGTTCATTTGACGGTGTGTGCTCAATTAATTTATCAAACCTTTCATTTTGATGTTGAGAGATTATGTGACTTATAAAAGCTAAACTTTCCAGGTCTCAAAGCAACCGAGATTGAGGAGGACATCTCCAGTTCACATATTGAATTTTCCATAATCCTCTTATGTTATACTCTTAGTTTCATCTCCTTATGTTATACTCTTTGGTGCATACTTCGTCGTTTTTCTTGTAATGTGTCATCTTTGTCTTTACTATGTGAAAACAAATCAAGTTGGAATTGTGTCCTCAGAGGCTACTCTTGCCACCACAATAAGAGCACAACTCACTTATTCCGCTTCTCATGCTTGTCAGTTTGTACCAGTTTTATTACTGCTAAGGGTCTCCACTTTCATGCTGACTTAGATTCATACGTGGACTCTGCAACAAACGGGGGATTCCTAGTTTTGTTTGTGGCATTGGTGTTTTCTGAATTCACATGAATGACTGATTGTTCCATGATTTACAGAAGAATGAGGCGAAGCCTTGAGGTTTGGAAAATGGGCACCGTCAATTACTTGGAGGCACTGAAGCTGCAAGAGAAGCTAGCATCTGATAGAAAAGCCCTTAAAATTACTGATACCCTATTATCTCTTCAACATTCACCTACTTATACTCTTGGCAAAAGGCAAACAGTTCACAATCTACTCATACCTGATTCGGAGCTCAAAGCCATGGGGGCAGAACTTCACTATACACAAAGAGGAGGTGACATTACTTTTCATGGTCCTCACCAGGCGATCTTGTATCCTATTGTTTCGTTGCGCGATATTGGTTTGGGGGCTCGAAAGTATGTGGAGAAGCTTGAGCTAACCATGATTGAATTAGCAtctatatatggtgtgaaagcaCAGGTTGGACAAAGATGCGAAACAGGGGTTTGGGTTGAGGACAGAAAGATTGGTGCAATTGGAGTTCGAATATCATCTGGGATTACGTCTCATGGATTAGCATTCAATATGGATCCCGATTTAAGCTATTTTAAGCATATTGTGCCTTGTGGGATTGCGGATAAAGGTGTTACATCTTTGAAGAAAGAGGCAGATGTAGAGCTTCCTTCTGAAGAAGTGATCCAGGAGCAGTTGATCTCTTGTTTTGTGAGAATATTCGGGTACAACGATGTTGTATTAAAAGATAAGTCATTCTTATAGTTTGAAAGCAATAATGTTGAGACACATTGATATATTATGTCCATAACTTTTGTGTACACTAGATTCATTATTTATGAGATTAACACTGATTGTTGTAGCTCAATGCAATTCTTGATTTTAAATTATCAAGTTTGAAAACAAGGTACATCTCTGAATTTTCTTGTACGATTCCACTAAACTAGTTTTATTTTGGCCCCTATTTTAAAATAGAAAGTGAGGGCATCCCCATTCCGCAGCTTCAAAAACTAGGTGGTCATCCGCTATTTCCGTTCCAAAAGAGAGAATTCACCTATCTCTTATAAAGTATAGTCTGTTGATTTGTTTTAGAGGTCTTATTTTACTGACATTGGAGATTATAGGGGATATACCATTTTCCATTTGTTACAGCAATTGGCCTCATCTAAGCTTATGTTCATTCTTGATGTTTGCTCAAAAGGCATAATCTTATGTGCAAAACACTGCATCGAATAACTAATCCTTAATTCTAGTTGAAAGATTCATCTTTCCGTGACATCCTAGCTCATCAACTGGAAAGTAGATAACACAAGTGGAGACAAAGGGAGGATAGTAGGCATGAGGAGATCAGTTATTGCTTCTCCTGCTTAGTCATAGCAAGAACATCAATCCCTTTGCCCTTGCTTCTCTATCCCTCCCACAGATTCTGCACCAATCAGTGGATATTGGCCTCTGGATGCAAGGTAAAGCAATGAGGTAACAATAGCGACTTTGAGTTCTTTGGTTCTCTGTCTTCATTCTTCAATGTGTCTATGCATGAACCTGCAGAACTATATATGTACCTTAGGAGTGCAGGTAGAGATTTTTCCCAAAGACCTCTATCAATGTGGAGGATTATGACCCTGATTTCCCTTTCTCATCGTCTTTGGCTCCATGGAGGCATGGGTGGGGATTGGCCCAGCGGAACCAAGTTTTTTTCCAAGAGCTGACACAGAGCAAGAGGGTAGCAACTTGAAACAATGGTTGTCAAACTTTAACCTTGTTATCCAGGCACATCGGTTTACCTTTTTAGATGGACAAAGGTGCTCCTTTCTTGTTCTTTAGCACATGAACAACTCGTTCAAATTGTCATGATACTTAACCAAGGGTACTCTTGTTAAGAAAGGGTCCAAAAAGCTATGTTCTTGGAATATTCCCTCTTCCTGAGGAAATTAATTCAATGTCAACAGGATTTACTGTAACATGCAAGTTGGTTTGGACTAGTTATGATAAGGATCGCATGGTTTAGACTAACATTTTCTTGTTACTACTATTTTTGAAGTATGCAGGGTTTGTCTTTGGCATTGATGGGCTATGATTTTGAAGAGAACCTCCTTTGCTCCTTATTTATTAGTTTTATTTCACTTCTTTATAGTTATATAAAACGGGAAAATGTGATTTTTGTCTATAAAGTTGATGCATTTATTGTTGATGTTCCTTTCTTAAAAGTATTTAATAGCCGAAATACAAATTGGAGTTATTGTACCTGTTCATATTGGTACTTCATGTATATTCTCTTTTGATGTAGTGTATTTTGAGAAGCACCAGAATAGAACAAAGCGTAATGTAGTGGTATGGGCTTTCAGTCTTCTAATCTCCAAATGCCATCTCGTCACAAATTTGAATATTTTAGGGAAATTTATTTCCCtttaaatcaaaatccaaaatcagAGAAAGCACTGAACAGTCATATCATTTGCAGATAAGAAGATTGATATTCATTTAGAaatattcactacatttcaagcAAAACACAACGAAACCCCATACATATTTCACCATAACCCTAAACACAGAAAACATAACAACAGAACATTAAGCCCTTTCACCCCTAATACGCCTAGCCAACTGAATATCCTTAGGCATAATAGTCACTCTTTTAGCGTGAATAGCGCACAAGTTCGTATCCTCAAAGAGACCCACCAAGTAAGCCTCAGCAGCTTCTTGTAGTGCAGCTACAGCACTGCTTTGGAACCTAAGATCTGTCTTGAAATCCTGTGCAATTTCTCTGACCAGTCTTTGAAAAGGTAACTTTCGGATTAAAAGCTCAGTGCTCTTCTGGTACTTTCGGATCTCACGAAGAGCCACTGTACCAGGGCGGAAACGGTGAGGCTTCTTCACTCCTCCGGTTGCTGGTGCTGATTTCCTTGCAGCTTTTGTAGCTAATT is drawn from Nicotiana tomentosiformis chromosome 12, ASM39032v3, whole genome shotgun sequence and contains these coding sequences:
- the LOC104090702 gene encoding octanoyltransferase LIP2, mitochondrial, translating into MRRSLEVWKMGTVNYLEALKLQEKLASDRKALKITDTLLSLQHSPTYTLGKRQTVHNLLIPDSELKAMGAELHYTQRGGDITFHGPHQAILYPIVSLRDIGLGARKYVEKLELTMIELASIYGVKAQVGQRCETGVWVEDRKIGAIGVRISSGITSHGLAFNMDPDLSYFKHIVPCGIADKGVTSLKKEADVELPSEEVIQEQLISCFVRIFGYNDVVLKDKSFL
- the LOC104090703 gene encoding histone H3.2, producing MARTKQTARKSTGGKAPRKQLATKAARKSAPATGGVKKPHRFRPGTVALREIRKYQKSTELLIRKLPFQRLVREIAQDFKTDLRFQSSAVAALQEAAEAYLVGLFEDTNLCAIHAKRVTIMPKDIQLARRIRGERA
- the LOC104090707 gene encoding protein MAINTENANCE OF MERISTEMS-like, which translates into the protein MIERWRPETHTFHLPIGEATITLEDVEVLFGFPIDGLHVAYPHALRDYREVHYLYMLQRLTCFQPAEETALSGASQLQMTPVRKHLEAMDAEIIDASLAEDIDWHTRLLLMLMFGGVLFPNTSGNLVSLIFLHHLEQLDELPGYSWGAVVLGYLYRQMCRRAWAPRETLSDFYRCCR